AACGCGTCGGGCACCTCGAACAGGAGCGCGATGTCGATCGCGAACCCGGCCCGGGTCATCGCGGCGTCGAGCGCCTCGGCCTGCGGGATCGTCCGCGGGAAGCCGTCGAGCATGAAGCCCTTGGCGCAGTCGGGCGCGGCGATCCGCTCGAGGATCATGCCGATGACGACGTCGTCGGGCACGAGCTGCCCGCCCTTCATGTACCGGTCGGCCTCGACGCCGAGGGCCGTGCCGGCCTTGACGGCGGCGCGCAGCATGTCGCCGCTGGAGATGTGGGGGATGCCGTACTTGTCGACCAGGCGTGCCGCCTGGGTGCCTTTGCCCGCGCCCGGCGGGCCGACCAGGATCATGCGCATTGAGGTGTCCTCGGGGAAGTCGCCGGACTCTTGCACGGCGCCACCGGTGCGTGCAATCGGCGTCGCCGGGTGCGACGATCCGTCGATGCCCCGGCGGTCCGCGCTCGCCTCGACCGCCACGGCGGTGTTCGCCGTGCTATGCGCGACCTCGGCCGCGCTCCAGTACAACGACCCCGATCCGGTGCGGTGGGCGGCGATGTACCTGGCGGCGGGCGCGGCCGCGGTGGCGGCGCTGGTCCAGCCGCGGTGGTGGTGGCTGCCGACGCTGGTCGCGCTGGGCGCGGTGGCCTGGGCCGTGGCGCTGTGGACCGGCGTCGCCGGGTCGGTCGAGACCAGCGACCTGTGGCGCAAGATGAGCGAGAAGGGCGGCAAGGTCGAGGAGATGCGCGAGGCCGGCGGGCTGTCGATCGTGGTCGTCGGCTGCGCGCTGGCGGCGTGGCGAGCGCGGCGCGCGCGCGCCTGAGCGGCCCACGGGCGGTGGGCACCGCGCCTGGACCGATGACGGCCAGGCCGCGGGCCGCTACGATGGCCGCCATGCCGCCGCCGTCGGGGTTCACGTACGTCACGCGCGCGCGCGGCGAGGTGCTCATCCACCACCGCGGCCGCCTGGCCACGACCCTGCGCGGCGACGCCGCCGTCGAGTTCCTGGCCGAGGTCGCGGGCGGCGCCGACGAGGACGCCCAGGAGCTGATGGCCCGCGTGACCGGCAACTACCGCCGCGGCAACGAGCGCACCGCCGCCGACCACCCGCGCAACCGCTGATCACCACGCGCGATCAGTCCGGCTTGCGCAGCTCCTCGAGGATCTCGAGCTGCAGGTCCTGCAGCTCGACCATGCGATCCCACTGCTGGTGCAGCACGTGGTCGAGCTTCTCGTGCAGCCCGGCGATCTCGAGCTCCGACTTGAGGTTGATCCTGAAGTCCTGGGCGGCCCGGGCGCGATCGATCTCGGCCATGCGCGCCTGCGACATCATGATGATCGGCGCCTGCAGCGCCGCCAGGCACGACAGCATCAGGTTCAGCAGGATGAACGGGAACGGGTCGAACGCGCCGGTCGCCAGCACCACGCCGTTGACCACGCACCAGCACACGATGAAGGCCGAGAACCCGAGCACGAACCGCCAGGAGCCGCCGATCAGGGCCACGCGATCAGCGGCGCGCTGGCCCGGCGACGGCGCCGTGCCGCGCTCGACCTCGTCGGCGATCGCGATGTGGTTCGCGGCGCGCAGCGCGATGTCGTGCTCGACCTCGGACAGCTCGCCGCGCTCGCGCTCGAGGGCGGCCCGGGCGTAGCGCACCCGGACCGCGGTCAGGCACGGCGCGCACACGACCGCGTCGACCGCGCGGACGTCGACGTCCTCGCTGCGCAGGCGCTCGACCAGCGACGGCGGCAGCGACCCGAGCGGCCGGCCGATCCGCGCCTGACCGCACACCGCGCAGGGTGACGACTCGTCGCTGCGCGCCGTCGGGATCCGTGGATTCGACATGGGGCTCCTCGCGGCGCGCCGGGGCGTCGCCCGCGCACCGTACCGCGCCCGCGGCGCGGCGGGTCGGCTCAGCCCGGCGGCGGCAGCAGCCGGAACAGGAGCGCGTCGTTGGTCTCGAGCGCGGCGCCGACGCAGGCCTTGATGTCACCCAGGGCCCGGACCGCGGTCTCGGCCAGCATGCGGCCGTCGTCGCGGCGGCGCGAAACCTCGGGCTGCGACCCGACGTACGTGACGAACTCGTCGTACTTGTCGAGCAGCTTGCCCGGGTCGAGATCCTTGAGCATCGGCGCCAGGTAGGTCGGGTTGACCACGACCCAGTCGCCCTTGCCGATCTCGAGCGTGTTGCGATCGGCGTACGGCGTCGACAGGTGCTCGTGCGGGATCGATCCGAGGAAGCCCTCGTCGTCGGCCTGGTGCTGGTGCGGCACGACCTCGCAGAAGAACACGAACAGCTCGACGCCCTTGCGCAGGTTGGCGAGGTCGTCCTCGTCGAGCGGCGGGAACGTGTCGGGCAGGCCGACGTGCATCGCCGGCACGACGACCCGCTCGAGGATGTCGATCGCGATCGGCGCGGTGGCCCGGCGCAGGCCGACGATCTGGGCCACGGCCTCGAACAGGCCGCGGTCGTTGGTCTGCTCGTTGACCGGCTTGTCCTGGTTGCCGCGCCCGAGCGCCTCGCACACCCGCTCGACGATCTGCTGGTTCTGCGGGCCCAGGCGCGGGCCGGCCTCGCGGACCGCGGCGATCAGGTCCTTGGTCGGGGCCTCGTTCCACAGCCGCGACACGCTCGCGAAGTCCATCGCCATCCACTGGCCCAGCGGCACGGTGTGCAGGCGCAGGTAGTGCTGCGGCAGGAACCGGTCGAGCGCGGCGTGGGGATCCTTGTCCTTGGCCTCCTCGTGCTGCTCGCGGATCTTCTCGATCTCGGTGACCATCTTCTTGATCGCGCCCGAGCCCATGCGCAGCAGCTGCTCGCCGAACACGAACGGGGCGATCTCGAGGAAGATCTTCGAGAAGCCGATCCGCCAGGTGTGGGGATCGTCGCCGAACAGGATCCAGTGGCCGCCGTGGCGGCGCCGCAGGGTCTCGCCGATCCACGCGCCGAACGAAAACCAGATGTCCCAGTGGCCCTCGTCCTTGAGGTCGAGCTCGTCCTTGTCGCCGATCTGGCCGAACAGCCAGGTGTCGAAGGTGATGAGCTCGATCGGCACCGCCAGCGCGATCGCGCCGGCGTCGCCCTCGACGTCGGCGATGTGGGGCACGACGTCGCCGTCGGGATCGATCAGCTCCTCGAGATCGATCTCGGTCTCGCCGCGCATCTTGGACGCGAAGCGGTGGCTGCCCTCGCGCAGCTCGGTCATGGCCTTCTCGAAGCGGGCCTGGGCGGCCGCCTCGGTCGCAGCGAGCTGCTGCGCGCTCTCGGACTGCTTCTTCGGCGCGGCTGGTTTATCCGGTTCCGACACGGCCTGCGAGAGTATCCAAGCGCGCGCCGGGGGCAACCGACCGACGCGGCAATCGGACCTGTGCGCCGGGTTTCGACACGTTCCGCGCCAGCTGGCACGCTGCCCGCGGCCTCAGGCCTCGGTGTCGTGGGCGCGGCGGACGCCGATCGCGATGATCAACCAGACCAGGCCGAGGATCGTGAGCCCGACGCCGGCGGGCGTGATGGCCTCGCCCAGCCCCTGGAACAGGATGTCGAGGTCGTAGGGCTCGCCGGGCTTGTGCTCGCGCGCCACCGCCCACAGCACGACGGTGGTGTTGGTCGCGATGCCGCCGAACGTGAACAGCAGGTACGCGGCGCTCAGCGCCCGCAGGAACGCCAGCCGGCGCGGGGTCGCGCTGCGCAGGAAGTTGACGGCGGCCACCAGCAGGACGACGCCGAGGAGGAGGAGGAGCCAGGTGGTGTAGCCACCCGCGCGCAGGTAGTAAGGCATTGGGCGTCCTTGGTTGGAGGGTCGAGGGTACAACGCCGCCGCCGGGCGATCGTGACGGAGCGAAGCGCTGGTCACGACCTCGGTCCGGCGGGGGATCGTGACGGAGCGAATCGCTTGTCACGACCGCGGTCCTCGGGCGTTATCGGGGGGTGGACGCGGCCCTCGAGCGCGAGCTCATCGTTCGGCTCCGCCGCGGCGACGCCGGCGCGTTCGACGAGGTCTACGCGTGGATGCGGCCGCGGGTGTGGAGCTTCCTGGCGCGCCTGACCGGGCGCCGCGACGCCGCCGACGACCTGGCGCAGGAGGTGTGGCTGCGGCTGGCCCGCAACGCCCACCGGCTGGCCGACGACACGCGCCTGGCGCCGTGGCTGTTCACCGTCGCCCGCAACCTGTACGTGTCGCAGTGGCGCAGCGCCCAGGCCGCGCGGGCGCTGGCCGGCGATCTGCTGCCGCCCGAGCCGGTCGCCGCCAGCCCGTTCGAGGCCGCCGCCGAGACCCAGACCGCGGCCCGGATCGAGCGCGCGATCGCGGCGCTCCCGGCGACGTACCGAGAGATCTTGCTCCTGTGCGCGGTCGAGGGGCTGGCGCCGCGCGACGCCGCGACCGTCCTGGGGCTCAGCCCCGAGGCCGCGCGCCAGCGCCTGTCGCGCGCCCGGGCGATGATCGAGGCCACGCTCGGCGACCTGACGCGCTATCCTGGAGGTGCCGCATGACCGACGACCGCGCTCCCATCGACGATCTGCTGCGGACCGCGCTGCGGCCGTACGATCAGTCGGACCTGCGCGGCGCCGCGACCCGCGCCGACGCGCTGGCCGAGCTGCGCCACAGCCACCGCGGCCGGTCGTGGCGCTACCGGCTCGAGGCCGGCGCGATGATGACCGCGGCCGCGGCCCAGCTGGTGTGGGTGGTCGGCTCGCTGTTCGGCGGGTGACCGACCGTCAGGTCGTCGACGGCTGCCCCCGTCGGCGGGTGACCGACCGCCACGTCGTCGACGGCGCGCCCGTCGGCGGGGGACCGACCGTCAGGTCGTCGACGGCTGCCACAGGGGCTCGGCCCGGCCGTCCTTGAGCGCGGCCCAGCGACCGAACACGAACAGCGCGTCCGACAGGCGGTTGAGGTACGTGACCGGCAGCTCGCCGACGTCCTCGTGCTCGGCCAGCGCCACGACCAGGCGCTCGGCCCGGCGACACACCGTGCGCGCGAGGTGGAAGTGCGCGCTCGCGGCGCCGCCGCCGGGGAGCACGAAGCTGGTCAGCGCTGGGAGGCTGTCGTTGACGGCGTCGATGTCGCGCTCGAGCGCCTCGACGTGGCGGGCCTCGACCCGGGGCAGCTTGGCCCGGCGCTCGGGGTCGGGCGTGGCCAGCTCGGCGCCGAGGTTGAACAGCTCGTTCTGGACCCGGTGGATGATCGGGAGCAGGTGCTCGCCCGCGGCCGAGCTCTCGAGCGCGGTCCGGACCAGGCCCAGCGTCGCGTTGAGCTCGTCGACGGTGCCGTAGCCGTCGATCCGCGGCGCGGCCTTGCTGACCCGCTCGCCGCCGAAAAGCGACGTCTGCCCGAGATCGCCGCCCTTGGTGTAGACCTTGTCGATGCGCACGACGCCACCCTAGCGCGCGGGTGGCGCAGCGTCACGGCGCCGGGACCCTGGTATCCTGCGGCCGTGGACACGCCCGCTGCCCCCGCGGTCGGCCCCGAGCTGGGCGCGGCGGGCCGCGCGCTGGCGGGGCACCCCGGCGGCGCGGTGATCGAGCGCGCCGGCGTCGTGGTCTGGGCCAGCCCGGCCGCGGCCCGCGTGGGCGCGCCGTGGACGCCGCCCGACGGCGCGACCGGCGGTGAGGCCGTGGTCCTCGACGGCGCGCCGCACCGGATCTGGTTCCTGACCCCGGCGCGCGACAGCGCCAGCCTGTTCCGCACGCTGTTCGACGTCAACGCGGCGGTGATGTTGCTGATCGATCCGGACGACGGCCACCTCGTCGACGCCAACTCGGCGGCCGAGCGGTTCTACGGCTGGACCCTGGCGGAGCTCCGGACCCGGACGATCTTCGACATCAACACGCTGTCGCCGACGGAGATCCAGCTCGAGCTCGAGCGCGCCCGCACCGCCCGCCGCACCCACTTCGAGTTCCGCCACCGGACGGCCCGCGGCGCGATCGCCGACGTCGAGATCTACACCGGACCGATCGCCGTCGGCGGGCGCACGCTCTTGCTGTCGATCATCCACGACGTCACCGAGCGCCGGCGGGTCGAGGAGCACCTGCGCCGGGGCCAGCGGCTCGAGGCGCTGGGCCGCCTGGCCGCGGGCGTGGCCCACGACTTCAACAACCTGCTGACGGTGATCCAGACCTCGAGCCAGCTGGCCCAGCGCCGGGTCGGCGAGGACGCCGCCGGGCTGCTCGCCGAGATCCAGTCGGCGGCCCGGCGCGGCGCCGACCTGACCAGGCGCCTGCTCGCGCTCGGGAGCCAGCAGACGTTGTCGCCTACGGTCGTGACCGTCGCCGAGCTGATCGACGACGCGGTCGTGCTGCTGCGCCGGACCTTGCCCGACACGATCGCGCTGGTCACCGAGGTCGCGCCGGGCCTGCCGCCGGTCCACGTCGATCGCGGCCAGATCGATCTGGTGCTCCTCAACCTGGCGCTCAACGGCCGCGACGCCATGCCCCGGGGCGGCACGCTGACGATCGCCGGCGCCGCGGCCACCGACGAGCCGGCGCTGCTGCCAGCCGCGCGCTACCTGGCGGTCCGGGTCTCGGACACCGGCGTCGGCATGGACGCGGCCACCCGGGCGCGGATCTTCGAGCCGTTCTTCACCACCAAGGCCGCCGGCGCCGGCACCGGCCTGGGCCTGCCGGTCGCGTTCGGCGTGGTCACGCAGAGCGGCGGCACGATCACCGTCGACAGCCAGCCCGGCGACGGCAGCACCTTCACGCTGTACCTGCCGGTCGCCACCGGCGCGTGATCACGCCACCGGCAGGCGGCGCGGCCGCACCTTCACGCTGGACCTGCCGGTCGCCACCGGCGCGTGATCACGCCACCGGCAGGCGGCGCGGCCGCACCTTCACGCTGGACCTGCCGGTCGCCACCGGCGCGTGATCACGCCACCGGCAGGCGGCGCGGCCGCACCTTCACGCCGGACCTGCCGGTCGCCACCGGCGCGTGATCACGCCACCGGCAGGCGGCGCGGGCGCACCGTCACGCCGGACCTGCCGGTCGCCACCGGCGCGTGATCACGCGACCGGCACGCGGCGCGGCCGCACCTTCACGCTGGCCCCGCCGGTCGCCGCCGGCGCGTGATCACGCCACCGGCAGGCGGCGCGGCCGCACCTTCACGCTGGACCTGCCGGTCGCCACCGGCGCGTGATCACGCCACCGGCAGGCGGCGCGGCTCGGGCTTGCGCGGGGCCAGCACGCCGGCGACCGCGACCGGATCGGCCACGGCCTCGGTGCCGTCGCCGAGCTCGAGCGTGAAGCCCGCGTCCTTGATCATCTGGTGATCGGCGGCGGGGCTGGCGCCGGTGGTGGTGAGGTAGCCCTGGGTGAACAGCGAGTTCGCCGGGTACAGCGCCATCACCTGCAGCGTCCGCAGCGTGAGCTCGCGGCCGCCGGCGATGCGCAGGTCGGTGCGCGGGTGCACGAACCGGAACATGCAGAGCGCCCGCAGCGCATAGCCCGGCGCGACCTGGGGCCGCTCGGCCAGCGGCGTGCCCGGGCGCGCGTCGAGGAAGTTGACCGGCACCGAGTCGACGTCGAGGTCGCGCAGCGCGAACGCGAGGTCGAGCAGATCGTCGTCGCGCTCGCCCAGCCCGACGATGCCGCCGACGCAGGTCTGCATGCCGGCGGCGCGGGCCAGCTTGACGGTCTCGACCCGATCGGCCCAGGTGTGGGTCGAGACGATCTGATCGTAGTAGCGCTGGCTGGTCTCGAGGTTGTGGTTGAAGCGATCGACCCCGGCGGCGCGCAGGCGCTCGGCCTTGGCCTGGGTCAGCAGGCCCAGCGACGCGCACAGCTCGATCGGCGCCTCGGCCTTGATGCGCTCGGCGGCGGCGCAGATCGTGTCGAGGTCGCGCTGCGACGGGCCGCGGGTCGCGGTCACCATGCAGTAGCGCCGGGCCTGGGCCGCGACCGCGCGGCGCGCGCCCTCGACCAGCTCGTCGACCGACTTCATCGGCGCCTCGCCGCCGGGCGAGCCGTGGCGCGACGACTGCGAGCAGAACCCGCAGTCCTCGGGGCAGGCGCCGGCCTTGGCGTTGTCGAGCACGTGCAGCAGCACGCGCTGGCCCCAGTGGTGACGGCGCACCTGATAGGCCGCGTCGAGCAGCGCGAGCGTGTCCTCGGGCGGCGCCGTCAGCACGGCGGCGGCGTCGGCTCGGGAGGGCAGCTCGCCCGCGAGCGCGCGGGCGGCGAGGTCGTGCCAGCGAGAGCGAGACTCGATCATCGGCGCGGACACTACACGAAACCCGCGGGCCCGGCAGGCGCGCGCGCCGACACGCGCTGTCTCGACGCCGGCGCGCGAACGCGCAGCGCGGGATGGTCAGCGCCGGGGCGGGGGGGGCGGGGGGGGGGGGGGCGCGGGGGGGGGGGGGGGGCGGGGCCCCGCCGGGGGGGAGGGGGGGGGGGGGGGGGGGGGGGGGGGGGGGCTGGCGGCAGGCCTCCCGGAAACTCAGCGGACGACGGTCGCGCGCACGTCGAAGCTGCGCTGGAGCTGGTCCTGGGTCGCGTAGAGCCGGCCGGCCAGCATCAGCTCCTCGCCGCGCGGCAGCGACTCGTCGAACGGCACCGGCACCTCGACCACGACCGCCGCGCCGGCGTCGACCGTGCGCGACAGCATCACCTCGCCACGGATCGGCTCGACGCCGGCCACGTGCACCGAGGGCTCGAACCGGTACTGCAGCCGCCGGAGCTCGAGCGGCCGCGCCGCGGGGTTCGTCACCTCGACGAACAGCACCATGTCGCGGGGCCCGCTGGTGGCGTGCTCGACCGAGAGCACCTTGAGCTGCGGCTGGCGGCCGGCGCCACAGCCTGCAAGCACGGCCACCGCCACGAGGGCGGCGACATGTAGGAGTTTGCGTGACATCGGTGCGACCTGACTGTTATGCGGGATCCGTGCCGGCGCGCAAGATTCGGAAAGCCATTTCGTAGCGGGGGCTTGTGCGGTGGTTCGACGCGGCTCGTCAACGCGCATTCACGGATCGCGGGCGATGGTGTCGCGGTTCTTCGCCGCGGCCACCATCCGATCTCCGGGCGCGGTGTATTGTGGATCCGTGAAGATCAGCGCCGGCGTCCGGGTACGTCTGAAGGTTCATCTGTCCGTGGTCGGCGGCGAGACCCTCGAGAAGAAGGTGGTCGAGTTCATCCAGGGCGGCGGGGCCATGTTGCCCGGGGTCGAGCGGTTGATCGAAGGCCTGGAGACGGGCGCGAAGAAGAAGGGCGTGCTGAAGGCCAAGGACGGCTTCGGCGATCCCAAGCTCGCGCCGCCGGTCAAGAAGATGAAGCGCACCGAGTTCCCGAAGGACGCCAAGCTCAAGGCCGGCGAGCGGTTCGCGGCCAAGGGCGCCGACGGCTCCGACGTCGTGCTGGCGCTCGAGAAGGTCAGCGGCGATGACATCGAGGTGCGCCTGGTGCACCCGCTCGCCGACAAGGACCTGAACTACGAGCTCGAGGTGGTCGGGGTGACCGACCCCAAGCCGCCACCGCTGCCGACCAAGGCGCTCGGCCTCAAGGAAGAGTAGCGCCCCGCGGCGCGGGCCGATGAGCGACGGGCGCGACTGTCTCGAGCTCGACCGGGTCGCGCCGACGCGGCGGCCGCCGGGCCGCGCCGCCGGCACCCAGCGCTGGCGCGAGCTCCTGTTCGTGCACTGGTCGTTCGATCCGGCCGCGGTGCGCGCGCTGGTGCCGCCGGAGCTCGAGCTCGATCTGTGGCGCGGCCGCGCGTGGGTCGGCCTGGTGCCGTTCCGGATGGAGGCGACGCGCGCGGCGTGGATGCCGCGACGCACCGGCCTCGAGTTCCTCGAGACCAACCTGCGCACCTACGTGCACCGGCGC
The genomic region above belongs to Myxococcales bacterium and contains:
- the bioB gene encoding biotin synthase BioB gives rise to the protein MIESRSRWHDLAARALAGELPSRADAAAVLTAPPEDTLALLDAAYQVRRHHWGQRVLLHVLDNAKAGACPEDCGFCSQSSRHGSPGGEAPMKSVDELVEGARRAVAAQARRYCMVTATRGPSQRDLDTICAAAERIKAEAPIELCASLGLLTQAKAERLRAAGVDRFNHNLETSQRYYDQIVSTHTWADRVETVKLARAAGMQTCVGGIVGLGERDDDLLDLAFALRDLDVDSVPVNFLDARPGTPLAERPQVAPGYALRALCMFRFVHPRTDLRIAGGRELTLRTLQVMALYPANSLFTQGYLTTTGASPAADHQMIKDAGFTLELGDGTEAVADPVAVAGVLAPRKPEPRRLPVA
- a CDS encoding cob(I)yrinic acid a,c-diamide adenosyltransferase, which codes for MRIDKVYTKGGDLGQTSLFGGERVSKAAPRIDGYGTVDELNATLGLVRTALESSAAGEHLLPIIHRVQNELFNLGAELATPDPERRAKLPRVEARHVEALERDIDAVNDSLPALTSFVLPGGGAASAHFHLARTVCRRAERLVVALAEHEDVGELPVTYLNRLSDALFVFGRWAALKDGRAEPLWQPSTT
- a CDS encoding DUF1003 domain-containing protein codes for the protein MSNPRIPTARSDESSPCAVCGQARIGRPLGSLPPSLVERLRSEDVDVRAVDAVVCAPCLTAVRVRYARAALERERGELSEVEHDIALRAANHIAIADEVERGTAPSPGQRAADRVALIGGSWRFVLGFSAFIVCWCVVNGVVLATGAFDPFPFILLNLMLSCLAALQAPIIMMSQARMAEIDRARAAQDFRINLKSELEIAGLHEKLDHVLHQQWDRMVELQDLQLEILEELRKPD
- a CDS encoding nucleoside monophosphate kinase, with translation MRMILVGPPGAGKGTQAARLVDKYGIPHISSGDMLRAAVKAGTALGVEADRYMKGGQLVPDDVVIGMILERIAAPDCAKGFMLDGFPRTIPQAEALDAAMTRAGFAIDIALLFEVPDA
- a CDS encoding PAS domain S-box protein, producing MDTPAAPAVGPELGAAGRALAGHPGGAVIERAGVVVWASPAAARVGAPWTPPDGATGGEAVVLDGAPHRIWFLTPARDSASLFRTLFDVNAAVMLLIDPDDGHLVDANSAAERFYGWTLAELRTRTIFDINTLSPTEIQLELERARTARRTHFEFRHRTARGAIADVEIYTGPIAVGGRTLLLSIIHDVTERRRVEEHLRRGQRLEALGRLAAGVAHDFNNLLTVIQTSSQLAQRRVGEDAAGLLAEIQSAARRGADLTRRLLALGSQQTLSPTVVTVAELIDDAVVLLRRTLPDTIALVTEVAPGLPPVHVDRGQIDLVLLNLALNGRDAMPRGGTLTIAGAAATDEPALLPAARYLAVRVSDTGVGMDAATRARIFEPFFTTKAAGAGTGLGLPVAFGVVTQSGGTITVDSQPGDGSTFTLYLPVATGA
- a CDS encoding RNA polymerase sigma factor, with amino-acid sequence MDAALERELIVRLRRGDAGAFDEVYAWMRPRVWSFLARLTGRRDAADDLAQEVWLRLARNAHRLADDTRLAPWLFTVARNLYVSQWRSAQAARALAGDLLPPEPVAASPFEAAAETQTAARIERAIAALPATYREILLLCAVEGLAPRDAATVLGLSPEAARQRLSRARAMIEATLGDLTRYPGGAA